CTTCGGCTCATGATATGTCTTTGAAAGTTCGCCATGCTTCATCAGGTATGGTTGCTTCCTCTTCCGTTTCCGCCCGTATAGTTTCCACCGTTCCCCGCCAAACCGTCCTAAGAAACCTGCTGGGCAAAGCCATTGCAGGCGGCCGCCTTGCTGCCGGTGTAGGCAGCGGCCCGGTCGGCTGGGGAATCACCGCAGCAACGGTTGCCAAAACCGCCTATGACTTGGTTGCCCCGACTTTGGAAGCAAACGATTACAGATGGGATGCCGAAAAGTCAAACTTCATAACCGACAAAGAATATAAATATTGCCTGTTGGCACCGCCGCCGCCAACATCGAACGAATGGAAAGAAGTAGAGTGTGTCGGTTTGGGCAAGATTTCAAGACAGTTGGATTTAAAATCTTGGGAACATTTACGCCCGATCCGTGATGCAATCTGCCGTAAGCACTGGCAATCACTTTTACCTGAATACAAGCCCGAAGACGGTTACCGTTTGGTTCCTACCCCAATGGGTAGGGGCTGTACCGCCGTTTCCGATACCGATTACGGCAGAAGCGCGGGTAACTGGCGGTGGTATGAAAACACCACCCAAACGATCACCCAATCCGAATTTGACCGCATCATAGGCCCTTTGGCCGACAACAACCCCACCCCTTATGTCAATGCAACCGCCGATGAAAAAGGCAATGTTCCCGGCGTACAGACCAGCCCCGATGTAACCGTACCCAACGGCACCATCGTAACCATCGGCCCCTATACCGATTCAGACGGCCAACCCAAGCAGATCACGGTAACATTCAATACCGCCAACGGCCAAACAAACGTAACGGTAAGGATAACGCCGCGCGCCGATTTAACCCCGAAGAGCCCGACCGCCCCCTCGTCAAGCCCGGGCAGTTCGGGCAAGCCGGGCAACGCTCCAAGCTCCGGCAGTTCGCCCAACTCAGGCAATTCCAACAGCCCGGGCATCAGCCCGGGCGGCTCGCCGCAAACAGACGGCAACACCCGCACCGAAACCCTGCCCAAGAAAGATACCGATAAGAAAGACAATCCTAGTGGGGATAAAAAAGACAAGCCCGACCCAAAATCAGACGAAAAACAGGATGAAAAACAAGATGGCGGCTTATTGTGCAATGTATTTCCCGATATTTTGGCGTGCGACAAACAGCCCGAAGCGGAAGAACCTGATTTGCCGATACCCGAGGAAACGGTCAATCTTAATTTCACACCTGATAATACTTTTGCAGACAACGGTCAATGTCCCGAACCGGTAACTTTTGCAGCATTAGGCGGCACTTATTCAATCAGTTTGCAGCCTGCTTGTGATTTGGCCGCATTAATGCGTCCGTTCATTATTGCCATGGCTTGGTTGGTCGCTTCGTTCTTTGTGGTCCGTGTCGTAAGAGAAAACGCATAAGGGGATAAAAAATGAAATTCTTGGCCGCATTGGCACCGTATTTAATTAATCATGTTGTCAGGTATATTTTTACCGCTCTCGGCGTTTCAATCGTTACCTATGTCGGTTTTGATTTGCTCTTGGATAATCTTAAAAACCGCTTTATATCCGAAATGGGCGCGATTCCCGCCGGTGCAATCCAGTTGTTTTATATCGCCGGCGGCGGTGTGGTTTTGAATATTATGTTTGGCCTGCTCGCCTTTGTCGTAACGTTCAAAACACTATCCAAAATCGGTTTCGGCAGAAAGGCATCATAATGGCGGCGATTACATTAATAACGGGCAAACCCCGTATCGGCAAAACCGCTTTTGCCGTTGAGTTGCTGATGTTTGATGATTTCTACAAAGGCAGAAAAATATTCTCCAACATCAACGGCCTTGAGATTGAGCATCACAAACCGCCTGAAGGCCACAGTTGGGAAGATATGCACGTATGGTTGAAATGGAAAGAAAATATCGGCTCGGTCGTGATTTATGACGAAGTCCAGTATCTTTACCCTACGCGCTCCAACGGTTCCAAGATGCCTGAAAACGTTGCCTTTCTCAACGTTCACGGCCATTACGGCATAGATATGATCCTGATTACCCAATCGCCCAAAATCATCGATATCAACCTGCGTGAAGTGGTAAACAAACATATCCATATCGCCGCAAACAAAATGGGCGGCTTAACCCGCTTGGAATGGAACGAAGTTGCAACCAACCCGACGGCGCAAAGCCGCAATGCTTTATCGTCCAGCCATAAAATCAGGCAGGAAGTATTCAACTACTATAAATCTGCCGAAGTACACACTAGACATAAACACATTAAAAGCCGATGGTATTACGTCATTATTGCCATGTTGCTGATATTGCCCTGTATTCTGGGTTTGGTTGGTTTTATGGGTTATAAAATGTACAAAGGCTATCAGGAAAAGGCGGGCGGGGTGGTTGAGAATGTAACCGAAAAGGCCGCATCGGATGTCATAACGGGTAACTTAATTCCCCAAAACGCACTGCCTCAAGTCCAGCAGGGGCGCAGCTTATCGCCGGATATGTTTGTTCCGACGTTGGCCGAAAAGCCCGAAAGCAAGCCCCTGTATGACGGAGTACGTCAGGTTAAAACCTATGAACGCATCGCGGCCTGTATTTCAGGCGGAAAAAGCGGCTGTACCTGTTATTCGGATCAGGCCACACAGTTAAAAGAGGTAACCGCTGAGATGTGCAAAGATTATGTAAAAAACGGCCTGCCGTTCAATCCCTACAAAGACACCGCAACCGTCCCATACACGTCGTCTGAAACCGCGCAAGGAGTCAGCCCCGCACCGGGCGGGGAAGTGCTGGTAATGGGCGGAAAAAGCCCGCCAAACCTGATGTATGACGGCTATGTCGAAGCAGGGGAACAGTTCAGGCCGTAAAACCGCAAAAAGGCCGTCTGAAAACAATTCAGACGGCCTTTATTTGGCGGGTTATTGACTGAACAGCATAATCAACGCTAAGATAACTCTAACGTCAATTTTGACTGTTAAAAGCAACTTTCCCATTCTCAAGGTTATTTGCATTTTAAAATCTCCTGCTGGATTAAAAATCGGCAGGAAAGTAAAATCCCCTAGTTCGCGCTTGGGGATTTTTGCTATCCCCGCCTGCTTGGTTCAAATTGTCAATCATTCAAAATCAAATCATACCGTTTCCTTTCTGTTTCAGTTGTTTAAATCGCGTGGCCGTTTGCCGGGCTACAATAACCATTAACATCTTTCCCCTCTGCTTGCTTCTCTGCTCTGCCCCCGCGCCTCTGGGTGGTTTCGGTTCGGGCGGGGGGAAAATGTCTAGTGAAGCTGTTTTTTTTAAGCTCTCTGTGCGGAACGGCTGCGGTATGGG
This genomic interval from Neisseria musculi contains the following:
- a CDS encoding IgG-binding virulence factor TspB family protein produces the protein MSLKVRHASSGMVASSSVSARIVSTVPRQTVLRNLLGKAIAGGRLAAGVGSGPVGWGITAATVAKTAYDLVAPTLEANDYRWDAEKSNFITDKEYKYCLLAPPPPTSNEWKEVECVGLGKISRQLDLKSWEHLRPIRDAICRKHWQSLLPEYKPEDGYRLVPTPMGRGCTAVSDTDYGRSAGNWRWYENTTQTITQSEFDRIIGPLADNNPTPYVNATADEKGNVPGVQTSPDVTVPNGTIVTIGPYTDSDGQPKQITVTFNTANGQTNVTVRITPRADLTPKSPTAPSSSPGSSGKPGNAPSSGSSPNSGNSNSPGISPGGSPQTDGNTRTETLPKKDTDKKDNPSGDKKDKPDPKSDEKQDEKQDGGLLCNVFPDILACDKQPEAEEPDLPIPEETVNLNFTPDNTFADNGQCPEPVTFAALGGTYSISLQPACDLAALMRPFIIAMAWLVASFFVVRVVRENA
- a CDS encoding DUF2523 family protein; this translates as MKFLAALAPYLINHVVRYIFTALGVSIVTYVGFDLLLDNLKNRFISEMGAIPAGAIQLFYIAGGGVVLNIMFGLLAFVVTFKTLSKIGFGRKAS
- a CDS encoding zonular occludens toxin domain-containing protein translates to MAAITLITGKPRIGKTAFAVELLMFDDFYKGRKIFSNINGLEIEHHKPPEGHSWEDMHVWLKWKENIGSVVIYDEVQYLYPTRSNGSKMPENVAFLNVHGHYGIDMILITQSPKIIDINLREVVNKHIHIAANKMGGLTRLEWNEVATNPTAQSRNALSSSHKIRQEVFNYYKSAEVHTRHKHIKSRWYYVIIAMLLILPCILGLVGFMGYKMYKGYQEKAGGVVENVTEKAASDVITGNLIPQNALPQVQQGRSLSPDMFVPTLAEKPESKPLYDGVRQVKTYERIAACISGGKSGCTCYSDQATQLKEVTAEMCKDYVKNGLPFNPYKDTATVPYTSSETAQGVSPAPGGEVLVMGGKSPPNLMYDGYVEAGEQFRP